One Setaria viridis chromosome 5, Setaria_viridis_v4.0, whole genome shotgun sequence genomic region harbors:
- the LOC117855420 gene encoding autophagy-related protein 18f, with product MRDGAQAPGGGGGGFFSARSLSNYMRIVSSGASTAASTLRSAGASLVNSIASHDEDGSRDQVQWAGFDKLECGGGVVRQVLLLAYKSGFQVWDVENADDVRQLESRHDGAVSFIQLLKDPIFTTKSQDRFADARPLLALACEGNYTGSGNNHDTNVPVFDGTNGAFHNIGSENLPTVIRFYSLRTHEYVHTLRFRSAVYSIRCSPRVVAVSQATQIHCFDAATMEREYTVLTSPTVAQISGYGPLGLGHRWIAYSGIPVPVPDTGRVSPQLLSPSPFVPPPGSNGSVVAYYAKESSKQLAAGIVTLGDVGYKKLSKYCADFIPNGNGMVKQRSSIYKANGAINGHLIDSEYAGMVIVRDIVSKLLIVQFRAHTSPISALCFDPSGTLLVTASVHGQNINVFRIIPPPHGTSEAGQIGTYVHLYKLQRGITNAVIKDISFSDDSEWIMISSSRGTSHLFSISPYSGSTRFRYSDNNPAENDYVVDSSSVNHTAHWSQKSTPSLSLSQKTLFVSGPPLMLSVVSRIRNGSNLFKGAVHGAAAFATGASSPISGAIASTFHNCKDADLNSDSSRTKYYLLVFSPSGSIIQYVLHLSTEQDSGFDFPTGPISYGSERETDTKFVIEALQKWDVCHKRNRRDSAESFAYNDFENGENNKLFQKVMKKGTSIYPFDSAAAERPKLSADENRNFYISQSELQTHVVQTPLWSRSGIHFQVMEGETLEADNLDITSGEVEVEKIQTHNIESRSKNLVPVFDSLHTSRFQQTRMNTPDNNRYELLQRQKSGISEDGRLSRRSSCSSLDCMSEGPKSSDDGGFSKYVVDDSSAAVNNNPSVKLHTELVNNTGSLKSEAQLGFVHSKGDGEDEEQLPDL from the exons ATGCGGGACGGCGCGCAggcgcctggcggcggcggcgggggcttctTCTCGGCGCGGTCGCTCTCCAACTACATGCGGATCGTGTCGTCGGGGGCGTCCACGGCCGCCTCCACGCTGCGCTCCGCCGGGGCGTCGCTGGTGAACTCCATCGCCAGCCACGACGAGGATGGGAGCCGCGACCAG GTACAATGGGCTGGGTTTGATAAACTCGAATGTGGGGGTGGGGTGGTACGACAAGTCTTGTTGCTAGCTTACAAATCTGGCTTCCAAGTATGGGATGTGGAAAATGCTGATGATGTACGACAGCTGGAATCCAGACACGATGGTGCTGTTTCTTTCATACAGCTGCTAAAGGATCCAATTTTCACAACAAAATCTCAAGACAGATTTGCAGATGCACGGCCATTGCTAGCTCTTGCCTGTGAAGGAAATTACACTGGAAGTGGAAACAACCATGACACTAATGTTCCTGTTTTTGATGGAACCAATGGTGCTTTCCACAATATAGGAAGTGAAAATCTTCCTACTGTCATTCGATTTTATTCATTGAGGACCCATGAATATGTGCATACATTGAGGTTCAGGTCAGCTGTTTATTCAATAAGGTGCAGTCCGAGAGTTGTAGCTGTTTCACAGGCTACTCAG ATACATTGTTTTGATGCTGCGACAATGGAGAGAGAATACACGGTCCTCACCAGTCCTACAGTCGCACAAATTTCAGGTTATGGCCCACTTGGACTGGGCCATAGATGGATTGCATACTCTGGAATTCCGGTTCCAGTTCCAGATACAGGACGGGTTAGCCCTCAGCTTCTTAGTCCGTCTCCCTTTGTTCCACCTCCTGGTTCGAACGGCAGTGTGGTGGCGTACTATGCAAAAGAATCAAGCAAGCAACTGGCTGCCGGCATTGTGACACTTGGCGATGTTGGATATAAGAAGCTATCCAAGTATTGTGCAGATTTCATTCCAAATGGTAATGGTATGGTAAAGCAAAGGAGTTCTATTTACAAAGCAAACGGAGCAATAAATGGGCACCTCATTGACAGTGAATATGCTGGAATG GTCATTGTGCGAGATATTGTCTCTAAATTATTGATAGTTCAGTTCAGGGCACACACTAGTCCCATTTCAGCACTTTGCTTTGATCCAAGTGGAACTTTGCTGGTGACAGCATCTGTTCATGGTCAAAACATCAATGTTTTCCGCATTATACCTCCTCCACATGGGACATCAGAAGCAGGTCAAATTGGAACCTATGTTCATCTGTACAAATTGCAAAGAGGCATCACCAATGCG GTCATAAAAGACATCAGCTTTAGTGATGATAGTGAGTGGATAATGATTAGCTCTTCAAGAGGAACTAGTCATCTGTTTTCAATATCTCCATATAGTGGATCAACAAGATTCCGTTACAGTGATAACAATCCTGCAGAAAATGATTACGTGGTGGATTCGTCATCAGTTAATCATACTGCTCATTGGTCCCAGAAGTCAACCCCTTCTTTGAGTCTCAGTCAGAAGACACTTTTTGTATCTGGACCCCCTCTCATGTTGTCTGTTGTTAGTAGGATAAGAAATGGGAGTAACTTGTTTAAGGGTGCTGTCCACGGTGCTGCAGCATTTGCAACTGGTGCTTCCAGTCCAATTTCTGGTGCTATTGCTTCAACATTTCACAATTGCAAGGATGCTGACCTTAATTCAGACAGTTCACGCACGAAGTACTATTTACTAGTATTTTCTCCATCAGGAAGCATAATACAGTATGTTCTCCATCTCTCAACTGAACAGGATTCTGGGTTTGATTTCCCCACAGGCCCCATTTCTTATGGATCAGAAAGAGAGACTGATACAAAATTTGTTATTGAAGCTCTTCAGAAGTGGGATGTTTGTCATAAAAGAAATAGGAGAGACAGTGCTGAGAGTTTTGCGTATAATGATTTTGAGAATGGAGAAAATAATAAACTTTTCCAGAAAGTTATGAAAAAAGGAACAAGTATCTATCCATTTGActctgctgctgctgaaagACCAAAGCTCAGCGCTGATGAAAATCGTAATTTCTATATATCTCAGAGTGAGTTGCAGACTCATGTTGTGCAAACTCCACTCTGGTCTAGATCTGGG ATACACTTTCAAGTTATGGAGGGTGAAACTTTAGAAGCAGACAATCTTGATATAACTTCAGGGGAAGTTGAAGTAGAAAAAATCCAGACCCATAACATAGAATCAAGGTCAAAGAATCTCGTACCTGTCTTTGACTCCCTTCATACCTCGAGGTTTCAACAGACAAG GATGAACACTCCTGATAACAACAGGTATGAACTGCTTCAGCGACAGAAGTCTGGGATTTCAGAAGATGGTAGACTCTCGCGCAGAAGCAGTTGTAGTTCTTTGGACTGCATGTCTGAAGGGCCCAAAAGCTCTGATGATGGTGGTTTCAGTAAATATGTAGTAGATGATAGTAGTGCTGCTGTAAATAACAATCCAAGTGTTAAATTACATACCGAGCTTGTAAATAATACCGGGAGCCTTAAGTCAGAGGCCCAGCTCGGATTTGTACATAGCAAAGGGGATGGTGAAGATGAAGAGCAACTCCCAGACTTGTGA
- the LOC117859275 gene encoding uncharacterized protein isoform X2, giving the protein MDLARREADRGAAPEFVALDIRGEAESPGSEPDLMMEPSFAAKGFERERSGDANSSSTGVAGVHEKQAVPVHVDGSPRDQYLPSTPKRRRASRRVPGWRDPRKILFAFAALLAELCSHNSLLWSPTWHSH; this is encoded by the exons ATGGACCTCGCCCGACGGGAGGCCGACCGGGGCGCCGCTCCGGAGTTCGTGGCGCTCGACATccgcggcgaggcggagtcgCCGGGGTCGGAGCCGGACCTG ATGATGGAGCCCTCATTCGCCGCTAAGGGGTTCGAGCGGGAGCGGAGCGGAGACGCCAATTCTTCTTCCACCG GTGTGGCGGGTGTGCATGAGAAGCAGGCGGTGCCGGTGCACGTAGATGGCAGCCCGAGGGACCAGTACCTCCCCTCAACACCAAAGCGCCGCCGTGCGAGCCGGCGTGTTCCTGGATGGCGTGATCCCAGGAAAATCCTCTTCGCCTTCGCAGCATT gcTTGCAGAGTTGTGCAGCCATAACTCTTTGTTGTGGTCGCCAACTTGGCATTCTCATTGA
- the LOC117859275 gene encoding uncharacterized protein isoform X1, whose protein sequence is MDLARREADRGAAPEFVALDIRGEAESPGSEPDLMMEPSFAAKGFERERSGDANSSSTGVAGVHEKQAVPVHVDGSPRDQYLPSTPKRRRASRRVPGWRDPRKILFAFAALSSVGTLILLYFTLSMGKMTGGQADDQ, encoded by the exons ATGGACCTCGCCCGACGGGAGGCCGACCGGGGCGCCGCTCCGGAGTTCGTGGCGCTCGACATccgcggcgaggcggagtcgCCGGGGTCGGAGCCGGACCTG ATGATGGAGCCCTCATTCGCCGCTAAGGGGTTCGAGCGGGAGCGGAGCGGAGACGCCAATTCTTCTTCCACCG GTGTGGCGGGTGTGCATGAGAAGCAGGCGGTGCCGGTGCACGTAGATGGCAGCCCGAGGGACCAGTACCTCCCCTCAACACCAAAGCGCCGCCGTGCGAGCCGGCGTGTTCCTGGATGGCGTGATCCCAGGAAAATCCTCTTCGCCTTCGCAGCATT GTCCAGCGTGGGCACGTTGATACTGCTCTACTTTACGCTCTCCATGGGGAAGATGACAGGAGGTCAAGCTGACGACCAGTGA
- the LOC117855100 gene encoding peroxidase 1 codes for MALGLPLLLVVVVVAASSRAGLADPAPAAVSALPGLPVAGLAVGFYNASCPEVEDLVLAEMRAIVAKDRTLGPALLRFMFHDCLVRGCDASIMLESRSKKGEQDAVPSYGLRGYEEVERIKAKVEEACPLTVSCADIIALAARDAVYLSNGPRYAVETGRRDGKVSAKSDADNDLPPPFSNIVDLKTYFSVKGLGWKDLVVLSGSHTIGSAQCSSFASDRLYNYSGRGVQDPSLNKTFAAGLREACEAGRENDTTPVYMDSTTPYDFDLGYYRDVLSNTSLFLSDKALMDDRWTRTYVERMAAAASPDEFFDDYAVAMTNMGRLEVLTGDNGEIRKTCTSYVD; via the exons ATGGCATTggggctgccgctgctgctggtggtggtggtcgtcgccGCGAGCTCCCGGGCGGGCCTCGCggaccccgcccccgccgcggtgAGCGCGCTGCCGGGGCTCCCGGTCGCCGGGCTCGCCGTCGGGTTCTACAACGCGTCGTGCCCGGAGGTGGAGGATCTGGTCCTCGCCGAGATGCGCGCCATCGTCGCCAAGGACAGGACCCTCGGCCCCGCGCTGCTGCGGTTCATGTTCCACGACTGCCTCGTCAGG GGTTGCGACGCGTCGATCATGCTCGAGTCGCGGAGCAAGAAGGGGGAGCAGGACGCCGTCCCGAGCTACGGCCTCCGCGGCTACGAGGAGGTCGAACGGATCAAGGCCAAGGTGGAGGAGGCGTGCCCGCTCACCGTGTCGTGCGCGGACATCATCGCCTTGGCGGCCCGGGACGCCGTGTACCTG AGCAACGGGCCGCGCTACGCCGTGGAGACCGGGCGCCGGGACGGCAAGGTGTCGGCCAAGTCCGACGCCGACAACGACCTCCCGCCGCCCTTCTCCAACATCGTCGACCTCAAGACATACTTCAGCGTCAAGGGCTTGGGCTGGAAGGACCTCGTCGTCCTATCAG GGAGCCACACGATCGGGAGTGCGCAGTGCTCGTCGTTCGCGTCGGACCGCCTCTACAACTACAGCGGGAGAGGGGTGCAGGACCCGTCGCTGAACAAGACGTTCGCGGCGGGGCTGCGGGAGGCGTGCGAGGCCGGGCGCGAGAACGACACCACCCCGGTGTACATGGACTCCACCACCCCCTACGACTTCGACCTGGGCTACTACCGCGACGTGCTCAGCAACACGAGCCTGTTCCTCTCCGACAAGGCGCTCATGGACGACCGGTGGACCAGGACGTACGTGGAGCggatggccgccgcggcgtcgcccgACGAGTTCTTCGACGACTACGCGGTCGCCATGACCAACATGGGCAGGCTCGAGGTGCTCACGGGCGATAACGGAGAGATCAGGAAGACCTGCACCTCGTACGTTGACTAG
- the LOC117855421 gene encoding sulfite exporter TauE/SafE family protein 5, whose amino-acid sequence MTRTTELAPLLAAAIAVSFLSAAAASNTTTSSHPGRLQGLLAEVSRWRERHLAEPSSPSGGVRPNTVAAWVLSFFAASVSSAGGVGGGSLFLPILNLVAGLSLKRATAYSSFMVTGGAASNVLYNLACAGGGGRRLIDYDVALLFQPCLLLGVSIGVVCNVMFPEWLITVLFSLFLAFCTVKTCRAGLKIWRSETRAGDARCAAHLSITEPLLLASDGQDGGRGNVAGFPWKDVALLVVVWLCFFALHVLIGDKHGKGVIRIKPCGVTYWLITSSQLPAAVAFTGYIIYAKRKKRVVCSQEDGKAELVGATATMETLPSLTLPLAALVTGALSGLFGIGGGLLLNPVLLQIGINPQTAAATSSFMVLFCASMSMVQFILLGMEGIGQASVYAGICFVASVVGLVVIERAIRKSGRVSLIVFLVTAIMALSTVIVTCFGAQDVLMQYTSGAYMGFKLPC is encoded by the exons ATGACGAGGACTACTGAACTCGcccccctcctcgccgccgccatcgccgtctCCTTcttgtcggcggcggcagcgtccaACACCACCACCTCGTCACACCCCGGCCGCCTCCAAGGCCTCCTCGCCGAAGTGTCGCGATGGCGGGAACGCCACCTGGCCGAGCCGTCCTCGCCCTCGGGCGGGGTCCGGCCGAACACCGTGGCCGCGTGGGTGCTCTCCTTCTTCGCCGCGTCCGTGTcgagcgccggcggcgtgggcggcgggtCGCTGTTCCTGCCCATCCTGAACCTGGTGGCGGGGCTGAGCCTGAAGCGCGCCACGGCCTACTCGTCCTTCATGGTgacgggcggcgcggcgtcgaACGTGCTGTACAACCTGGcgtgcgcgggcggcggcgggcggcggctgatcGACTACGACGTCGCGCTGCTGTTCCAGCCGTGCCTGCTCCTGGGCGTGAGCATCGGGGTGGTGTGCAACGTCATGTTCCCCGAGTGGCTCATCACCGTGCTCTTCTCCCTGTTCCTCGCCTTCTGCACCGTCAAGACGTGCCGCGCCGGGCTCAAGATCTGGCGCTCCGAGACCCGCGCCGGGGATGCGCGCTGCGCCGCCCACCTCAGCATCACGGAGCCCCTGCTGCTCGCGAGCGACGGCCaggacggcggccgcggcaatGTCGCGGGGTTCCCGTGGAAGGACGTGGCGCTGCTGGTCGTGGTGTGGCTCTGCTTCTTCGCGCTCCATGTCCTCATTGGAGATAAGCACGGAAAG GGTGTGATCAGGATAAAACCCTGCGGCGTCACCTACTGGCTCATCACTTCGTCCCAGCTACCCGCCGCCGTGGCTTTCACAGGGTATATCATATACGCCAAGAGGAAGAAACGCGTTGTCTGTAGCCAAGAGGATGGCAAG GCAGAGCTCGTGGGAGCTACAGCTACAATGGAGACTCTGCCGTCACTTACACTCCCGCTGGCGGCTTTGGTCACTGGGGCTCTGAGTGGCCTCTTCGGCATTGGAGGGGGACTGCTTCTCAACCCTGTTCTTCTTCAGATCGGAATAAACCCGCAG ACAGCAGCAGCGACGTCTTCGTTCATGGTCCTGTTCTGCGCGTCGATGTCCATGGTTCAGTTCATCCTGCTGGGCATGGAAGGCATCGGACAGGCCTCCGTTTACGCGGGGATATGCTTCGTCGCGTCGGTCGTCGGGCTCGTCGTGATCGAGCGGGCCATCAGGAAGTCCGGGCGGGTCTCGCTGATCGTGTTCCTGGTGACCGCCATCATGGCGCTCAGCACGGTGATCGTCACCTGCTTCGGAGCGCAGGATGTCTTGATGCAGTACACCAGCGGAGCGTACATGGGCTTCAAGTTGCCTTGCTGA